A window from Pseudomonadota bacterium encodes these proteins:
- a CDS encoding LapA family protein yields MGLLILALIIIVLVAAFSVQNAAPVTISLLLWKFQASLAIVTFLSVLIGAVIAAIITFWFSLRKPKKENKSKLPD; encoded by the coding sequence ATGGGCCTGCTAATTCTGGCGTTGATAATAATAGTTTTGGTTGCTGCTTTTTCAGTTCAAAATGCAGCGCCTGTCACAATCTCTCTTCTCTTATGGAAATTTCAGGCCTCTCTGGCAATAGTCACTTTTCTTTCTGTTTTAATCGGCGCTGTCATTGCTGCAATTATTACATTCTGGTTTAGCTTAAGAAAACCCAAAAAGGAGAATAAAAGCAAACTTCCAGACTAA